Within the Bacillota bacterium genome, the region CCGGGCTCCCGGCCGGCCCGCTCCTCCGCCTCCCGGGAGAGCAGGTAGAGGCGCGCGAACTTCCTCACGTCGCGGAAGCAGAGCCGCCCGCCGCCCGCCAGCCCGGCGAGCATGTGAAGGTGCGGATCGGCGAGGTCGCCCGCGGGGTCGGGCTCGTCCGCCCGGAAGATGAGGCGGCCGGTCATGCGCAGGTGGAGGAGCCAGCCGGGCCGCTCCCCGGCGAAGCGGACGAGCAGGTACTTGCCCCGCCGGTCCAGCGCCTCCACCCGCGCTCCCGTGTAGAGCCGGGCGAACGCCCCCGCCTCCACCCCGACCAGGAAGTGCGGGTGCCGGACCTCGATCCGGGCGATCTCCCTGCCGACCAGGCGCGCCGCCAGCGTCCGGCGGATCGTCTCCACCTCGGGCAGTTCGGGCAAGAGGCCTACGCCTCCGCGTCCAGCGGCACCAGGTCGTACCAGTTGGGGCCGGCCTTGACGTCGACCACCAGCGGCACCGCCAGCTTCATGGCGCCCTCCATGGAGTCGCGGAGAAGGCGGGCCATCGCCTCCCGGTCCTCGCTCCGCCCCTCCAGGATCAGCTCGTCGTGGACGGTCAGGACCAGGCGGGCGTCGAGCCCGCTCTCGCCCAGGGCGCGGCGGAGGCGGACCATGGCGATCTTCAGGATGTCGGCCGCCGTCCCCTGGATGGGCGTGTTCAGCGCCGTCCGCTCGGCCGCCTGCCGCCGCGCGTAG harbors:
- a CDS encoding DNA-formamidopyrimidine glycosylase family protein, with translation MPELPEVETIRRTLAARLVGREIARIEVRHPHFLVGVEAGAFARLYTGARVEALDRRGKYLLVRFAGERPGWLLHLRMTGRLIFRADEPDPAGDLADPHLHMLAGLAGGGRLCFRDVRKFARLYLLSREAEERAGREPG